Part of the Methylorubrum populi genome is shown below.
GATCCGCTCCTCCTCCCGAAGGGTGACGGAGTCGGGATCCTTGGTTCCGGGGATGTCGGCGAACTGCGCCGCCAGCAGCGCCTCGGTCTTCACGGTGCGCGAGAAGCGGCCGGTGGTGCAGAAGGTCGCCGGCATCAGCACCCGGCGCCCGCCCGCACCGAGTTCGACCTCGTAGTAGCGCACGAAGGATTCGCCGCGATCGACCCAGAGATCGACGACGGTGCCGGCGACCTGCCGGTCGGCGCCGAAGACCGGCATCCCGATCGGGTTCGGTCCGTCCTCGTGGACGACGAAGGCGTCGGCGACGCGCAACGGAACGATGCGGTACTGCGCGTCCCAGGTCCGGTCGTGCTCGTCGTGGCGCGGCACCCACGAGCCCGGACCGACGCCGGCCTGAAGCGAGGTGTCGGTGCGGAAGTAGGGTGCGCCGGGGAAGACCTCGCGGCGGGTGCTCGGCACGTCGGTGTCGTAGGCGATGTTGGTCTGCGGCGCGTACATCGTGTGACCGCTCGACAGGTGGAACGCCTTCGGTGTCGGGATCAGGATCGGATCCGGGCTCTTGAGACGGCCGGCGGCCTCGTTCTCCAGCGGATAGCCCTCGCGCCGGTCCTCGCGCCGGAGATAGAAGACGAGGCCCGCGAAGAAGATCCAGAACGCGTATAGCGTGACCTGCGCGACGTCGATGTAACCGGTGATCTCGCCTCTGGGCATGGCAGGCCTCCCGATCAGGTAAGACGGTTGACGAGGGGATCGAACCGGCCAGCCTGCCCCTCGTCCGGGCAGTCGGCCTCGGGCTCGGCCGCGCGCACGAGCGGACCGATGGCGACCAGGGTGGCGAAGAGCAGCGCGATCTCGACGTGGTAGACGATGAGGTAGCCGATCGCCGGCTCGTTCATGCCTTCGCCGAGCGCCCCCGACTGAGCGATCGCCGCGCCGAGATCGCGCAGGATGCCGCTCGCGGCGATCGCGGTGCCGGCCGCGGTCGCCTGCGCCGCGCCCCAGGCGCCGAGGGCGAGGCCGGTATCCTCCGGCCCGGCCTTGGCCATGGAGGCGGTGAGCGTTCCGTGGGCGAACAGCCCCCCGCCGATGCCGATCAGGGTGACGCCGGCGGCGAAGAGCCGGGCGGACGCGAGCGGTGCGGCAAAGATCACCGCCGAGAAGGCGGCGATGCCGATCACCGTGCCGGTGGCCGCGACCCGGTAGGGATCGCCCCCGCGGTTGAGCCAGCGCGCCGCCGCGATCAGGCCGAGCCCGCCGCCCGCCGCGAGCATCGCCGTCAGCGCCGTCGTCTGCGCCACGGTGAGGCCGAGGATCTGGCCGCCGTAGGGTTCGAGCAGAATATCCTGCATCGAGAAGGCCGCGGTCCCGAGAGCGATCGCCGCGAGACGCCGCCGCGCGGTGCCCTCGCCGGCATAACCGCGCCAGGACTGCGAAAAACTCGGCCGCGGCTTGGTCCGGTCCGTGCGGCCGGGATCGCGCGCCTCCTGCTTCCACAACGCGACGCCGTTGAGCACGATGGTGATCAGCGCCGCGCCCTGGATCACCTGGATCAGGCGGATCGCCGAGAAATTGGCGAGTGCCAGCCCGAACAGAACGGCGCTGCCCATCATGCCGGCGAGCAGCATGGCGCAGAGGAGCGCCACCACCTTCGGGCGGGCGTGGGCCGGGGCAAGATCGGTGGCGAGCGCCAGGCCGACGGTCTGCGTCGTGTGAAGTCCCGCGCCGACGAGCAGGAAGGCGAGCGCCGCGGCCGCATGGCCGACCCAGAGCGGGCCGGTGGTGTCACCCGACAGAATCAGAAGGGCGAACGGCATGATCGCCAGCCCGCCGAATTGCAGCAGCGTGCCGAACCAGATGTAGGGCACCCGCCGCCAGCCGAGCACCGACCGGTGCGTGTCCGAGCGGAAGCCGACCAGCGCCCGCAGGGGCGCGAACAGGAGCGGCAGCGACAGCATCACCGCGACGATCCAGGCCGGCACCGCCAGTTCGACGATCATGACGCGGTTGAGCGTGCCGATCAGGAGCACTGCGGCCATACCGACGGTGACCTGAAACAGCGACAGCCGCATCAGCCGCCCGAGCGGCAGCTCCTTCGTCGCCGCGTCGGCGAAGGGAAGGATCGCCGGGCCGAGACGCAACAGCGCCTGGGTGATGGCGAGGCCGGACTTCATCGAGATTGCCCTCCCCCCACTGCGGGGGAGGGTGGCCCCTGCGTCAGCAGGGTTCGTGAGAGGGGAGCGCCGCTTCCGGACGAACCTGAGCCGGCCCCTCTCCCGCCCGCTCCGCGGGCACCCTCCCCCGCAGAGGGGGGAGGGTTTTTTTGTCTGCGCAGCTCGATGGCGTTCGAGAGATAGAACCCGCTGTTCACCCTCTGCGTGCGGTCGACGGCGAAGCGGACCAGCGCCTGCTCCCGCGCGATGCGCCGCCGCAGCCCGCCCTCCGTCACCGGCACGATGGCGGGCGCCCGGTCGGCCTTGGGAAACAGCTTGCCGGCCGTATGCATCAGCGTCAGCAAAGCCGTGCGCGGCGCGACCGTGAACAGCAGGCTTCCGTCGGTGCGCAGGGACAGTTCGGCGAGCGCCCGCACGATGTCGGGCGCCTGATAGTGGATCAGCGAATCCATCGCGATGACATGGTCGAAGCGTCCGAGCCAGGGATCGAGCATGTCGCCGACACGGAAATCGACGGAGCCCGGCCCGGCGATCGCCGGCAGACGTTCGCGGGCGAGCCCGATCAGCGTCGGCGAGACGTCGATGGCGACAACCTCCGCCCCCCGGCGGGCCGCCTCGACCGCGAGCGCGCCGGTGCCGCAGCCGGCATCCAGCAGGCGTCGGCCGGTCAGATCCTGCGGCAGCCAGCCGAGCAGGGTCGCCCGCATGGTGTCGCGCCCGGCCCGCACCGTGGCGCGGATCTTCGAGACCGGCGCGTCGGAGGTCAGGCGCGACCACGCCTCGACGGCGGTGCGGTCGAAATAGGTCTCGAGCTGCGAGCGGCGGGTGAGGTAGGGCGTGCTCATCAATCGAAGCCCGATCAGTCGAAACCAAGAAATTCGAACAGGTCGCGGTCCTTCATCGGCGCCGCCTCGCACGGGTCGGCGCCGGCCCAGAGCGCTTCGGCCAGCCGCATGTACTCGTCGGTGACGGCCTTCAGCTCCGGCGAGGCGTCCATCTCGAACAGCGTCGACTTCTTCAGCCGGGAGCGGCGCACCACGTCGAGATCGGGGAAATGCGCCAGTCGGCGCAGGCCCACCGCGGCGTTGAAGCGGTCGATCTCGTCCGTCTTGGCCGAGCGGTTGGCGATGACGCCGCCGAGGCGCACCCCGTAATTCTTGGCCTTGGAGTGGATCGCCGCGACGATCCGGTTCATGGCGAAGATCGAATCGAAGTCGTTGGCGGTGACGATCAGCGCCCGGTCGGCGTGCTGCAGCGGCGAGGCGAAGCCGCCGCAGACCACGTCGCCGAGCACGTCGAATACCACCACGTCGGTGTCTTCGAGCAGGTGGTGCTCCTTGAGGAGCTTCACCGTCTGCCCGACGACGTAGCCGCCGCAGCCGGTGCCGGCCGGCGGGCCACCGGCCTCGACGCATTTCACACCGTTGAAGCCCTCGACGACGAAATCATCCGGCCGCAGCTCCTCCGAGTGGAAGTTCACCGATTCGAGCGCGTCGATGACGGTCGGTGCAAGGCGTTTGGTCAGGGTGAAGGTCGAGTCGTGCTTCGGGTCGCAGCCGATCTGCAGGACGCGCTTTCCGAGCTTCGAGAAGGCCACCGAAAGGTTCGAGGAGGTGGTGGACTTGCCGATGCCGCCCTTGCCGTAGACCGCGAAGACCTTGGCGGTCTCGATCCGGTCGGCGGGATCGAGCGCGACCTGGAGGCTGCCCTCCTCGCGGCGCATGGCGACCGGATTGCGGATGGCGATGTTCATGCCGCGACTCCTGCGGTGATTCCGGGCGTGACGCCCTCGAGCCGGTCTTCCAGCTCCTCCTCGGCGCGGTCGAGCGCGTCGCGCATCGCCGGGTCGGGGGTCCAGAAGCCGCGGCGATGGGCCTCGATGAGACGGCTCGCGACCTTGGCGCAGGCGGTCGGGTTGAGCGACGCCATCCGGTCGCGCATCTGATCGTCGAGCACGAAGGTCTCGGTGATGCGCTCGTAGATCCAGGGCTGCACCGCGCCGGCGGTGGCCGACCAGCCGACCGTGTTGGTCAGCGTCGCCTCGATCTGGCGCACGCCCTCGTAGCCGTGGCCGAGCAGGCCCTCGTACCATTTCGGGTTGAGCATGCGGGTGCGGGTCTCCAGCGCCACCTGCTCATCGAGGGAGCGCACGCGCCCCTCCCCGCGGGTCTGGTCGCTGATGTAGATCGGCACGCTGGCGCCCTTCGCGCGGGCGACCGCACGGCTCATGCCGCCGAGCCCGTCGAAGTAGTGATCGACGGATGTGACACCGAGTTCGACCGAATCGAGGTTCTGGTAGGCGAGATCGACCCGGGCGAGCACCGCCTTCATCAGGTCGCGCCGGGGTTCGGGACGCCCGGTGCGGCCGTAGGCGAAGCTCTTGCGGCGGGAGAACGTCTCGCAGAGCTCACCCTCGTCGTCCCAGCGGCCGGACTCGACGAGATGGTTGACGTTGGCGCCGTAGGCCCCCTCCGCGTTCGAGAAGACCCGCAGGGCTGCCGTCTCGAAGTCGCAAGCCTGCTCGGCCTGGATCGCCAGGGCGTGCTTGCGCACGAAGTTCCGGTCGATCGGCTCGTCGGCCGAGGCCGCCAGAAAGCTTGCTTCCGCCAGAAGCCTCGTTTGAAGCGGCAGGAGATCGCGGAAGATGCCCGAAAGCGTGACCACCGCGTCGATGCGCGGCCGGCCGAGTCGCTCAAGCGGGATCAGTTCGGCTCCGGCGAGCCGGCCGTAGCCGTCGAATCGGGGCGCCGCGCCGATCAGCGCCAGCGCCTGGGCAATCGGGCCGCCCTCGCTCTTCAGGTTGTCGGTGCCCCACAAGACGAGAGCAACGCTTTCCGGCAATGCCCGGCCTTCGGCGATGTGGCGCTCCAGCACCCGCGCCACTTGCTTCGCTCCATCGGCCAGCGCGAAGGCCGAGGGCAGACGGTAGGGGTCGAAGCCGTGCAGGTTGCGCCCCGTTGGCAGGATCGCGGGATTGCGCAACAGGTCGCCGCCCGCCACGGGGGCAATGAAGCGCCCGTCGAGTGCCCGCAGCAGGGAGGGCATCTCGCTGTCGCGGGTCAGGTCACGATCGATCCGGGCGAGATTGGCGAAAGCGGTTCGGTTCGCTTCGCTGAGGGGCAGACCTGCCTCGGCCAACGCTTCGTTGAGCGCCGCACCCTCGGTCAGCCGCTCGATCCCGGCGCGCGCCGGTTTCAATCCGTGCGAGGCGTCCGCCAGCGCGAGCAGAAGATCGACGCGCTCCTCGCCGGCCATGCCCTCGCCGACCACGTGAAGGCCGTGCGGGATCAAGGTCTGTTCGAGCTCGCTCAGCGCGGCGGCGAGCGCGGCGACGCGCGGGCCCGTGTCGCCTTCCCAGGCCGGTTCGGCCGGCACGAGATCGACGGCTGCGCCCTGTGCCTGGATGATGGCGGCCAGCGCCGTCCGCTCCGAGAACGCTTCGGGTTCCAGGCCGCGCCAGCGCTCGATCGAGACCTTGAGGTCGCTCAGACCGCGGTAGAGCCCCGCCGTGGCGAGGCTCGGTGTGAGGTAGCTCACCAGCGTCGCGGCGGACCGCCGCTTGGCGAGCGTGCCCTCGGACGGATTATTGGCGGCGTAGAGATAGATGTTCGGAAGGTCGCCGATCAGCCGCTCGGGCCAGCAGGCCCCCGACAGCCCGGACTGCTTGCCGGGCATGAATTCGAGCGCACCGTGCGTGCCGAAGTGCAGTACCGCGTCGGCGGAAAAGTCCTCGTGCAGCCAGCGGTAGAAGGCGCAGAAGGCGTGGGTCGGCGCGAAGCCCTCCTCGAACAGCAGCCGCATCGGGTCGCCCTCGTAGCCGAAGGCGGGCTGCACTCCGACGAAGACGTTTCCGAACCGGGCGCCGAGAACGAGGATGTCGGCGCCGTTGCTCTGGTGGCGGCCGGGCGCCGGACCCCATTGCGCCTCGATCTCGGGCAGAAAGGTCTCGCGGCGGACGTGTTCCTCCGCCGAGACGCGGGCATGGACATTGGCGGGGGTGCCGTAACGCGCGGCGTTGCCGCCGAGAATCGTTTCTCGCAGGGCGTCGACGCTTGCGGGGACCTCGACATCGTAGCCGTCGGCCTTCAGGCCGCGCAGGGTGTTCAGCAGCGAGGCGTAGACCGAGAGGAAGGCGGCGGAGCCCGTGGCGCCGGCATTCGGCGGGAAGTTGAACAGCACGACGGCGAGCCGCCGCTCGTGCTTCGGACGGTTCCGCAGGGAGACGAGCCGCTCGATGCGGGCGGCGAGACGCTCTGCGCGCTCGGGATGCACGCGCATGTCGCGGGCATTGCCGGGGCCGGACCCCGACGAGCGGCCGCCGAACACCATCGGCGCGGTCGCGCCGTCCAGTTCCGGAATCGCGACCATCATGGTCGCCTCGACCGGCGAGAGGCCGCGCGCGCCCGCCTCCCACTGTTCGAGCGTCTGGAACTCGAGCGCGTGGGCGGCGAGATACGGCACGTCGAGCCGTGCCAGGGTCGCCTCGGCCGCCGCCGAGTCGTTGTAGGCCGGGCCGCCGACCAGCGAGAAGCCGGTGAGTGAGACCAGCGCGTCGATCGTCGGCTGTCCGTCCGCCGTGAAGAAGGCGTCGACCGCCGGGCGGTTGTCGAGCCCGGCGGCGAAGGCCGGCACCACCGAAAGGCCGCGCGCCTCGAACGCGGCGATGACGCCGTCGTAATGCGCCGTGTTGCCGGCCAACACGTAGGAGCGCATCAGCAGCAGGCCAACGCGCCCGCGCGCCCCCGGCACGGCCGGCATCGCCGAGAGGTTCTCGCCGACCCGGCCCGACATGCGCGGATGGTAGAGGCCGGTCTCGGGATAGTGCTGTGGGGCCGGCGCGGCTGCGATCTCCCGCCATCCGCAGCGGGGACCGGCGGCGTAACGCTGCACGAGGAAGCGCACGAGGCTCGCTACGTTCTCGTCCGAGCCCGCGAGCCAGTATTGCAGGGTCAGGAAATAGGCCCGCACGTCCTGCGCCGAGCCGGGGATGAAGCGTAGGATCTTCGGAAGCTTGCGCACCAGCGCCATCTGCCGGGCGGCGTTGCCCTCCGCGCCCGGCTTGCCCCGCAGACGCTTGAGGAAGTCGAGCGCCGAGCGCTTGGCGCCGCTCATGTCGAAGCGGTGGAGCCGCGTCGTGCGCACGATCTCGGCGGCCGAGAGGCAGCCGATCATCGCGTCGCAGGCATCGCGGCGAGCCAGCAGCGCCGGCAGGATCGCCCGAACGTGCTCGTCGAGGAACAGCATCGCCGAGACGACGATGTCGGCGCGGGCAATGTCCGCCTCGCAGGCCTGGAGAGCGGCCTTGTCGGTCTCCCATTCGGCGGCGGCGTGGAAGCTCAGCACCAGGCCCGGCATCTGCGCGGCGAGCCGCAGACGCGCCCGCTCCACCGCGCTCGCCAGATGATTGTCGAGCGTGACGATGGCGACGCGGATAGTGGGCCTATCGGCCGAAATGCGCCTTGGCATCGTAGAGGGTCTCGAGGGTGATGAGCGGTAGGTGCCGCTCGCGGGCGAAGCGCTCGGTGTTGGCGCGGGCCTTCCCGCGCACGAAGAACGGGATCTTCTTCAGCTCCTTCTCGGCATCGGGCGCCCACGGCGCGGTTCGGATCGCATCGGCGTCGGGGATGGGGAGGGATGGAACGGGCGCCGACGCGAGGGGAGGATTCATCGGCGCCCGCTCCGCGGCGTCCGCGATCCGGCTCGGCGTGCGACCGAGATGGGACGGGGCGGCGCCATCGTGGAATTCGGGATCTTCACGGAACATCCCGAGGAGATGCTCCTCCAGCCCCATCATCAGGGGATGCACGAGGGTGTCGAACAGGACGTTCGCGCCTTCGAAGCCCATCTGCGGCGAGTGGCGGGCCGGAAAGTCCTGGACATGGATCGGCGCCGAGATCACCGCGCAGGGGATGCCGAGCCGCTTGGCAACATGGCGCTCCATCTGCGTGCCGAGCACCAGTTCCGGCATGGCTGCCTGGATCGCCGCCTCGACGTCGAGGTAGTCGTCGGTGATCGTCGCCTCGATCCCGTGCAGGGCGGCCTCCGCCCGGACTTCGCGGGCGAATTCGCGGCTGTAGCTGCCGAGTCCGACGAGCCTGAAGCCGAGTTCGTGCGCGGCGACCCGGGCGATGGCCAGGGCGTGGGTGGCATCTCCGAAGACGAAGACGCGCTTTCCCGTGAGATAGGTCGAGTCGACGGAGCGGCTGTACCAGGGCAGCCGCGACGACGCGTCGGCGAGGACGGGGGCGGGATCGGCGCCGGCGAGCGCCGCAACGGCCTCCACGAAACGCCGTGTCGCCCCGACGCCGATCGGCACTGTGTCGACGAAGGGCTGCCCGAACGTCTTTTCGAGGTACTGCGCGGCGGAGCGCGCCACCTCGGGATAGAGCACGACGTTGAAGTCGGCCTCCCCCAGCCGGGCGAGATCGCCGGGACTGGCACCGAGCGGCGCGACGACATTCACCGCGATCCCGAGCGCATCGAGAATGAGCCGGACCTCGATCAGGTCATCGCGGTTGCGGAAGCCGAGCGCGGTGGGCCCGAGGAGGTTGCAGCAGGGGCGCCGTCCCGTGCGCGAGCGGCGCTCGGCCGGGCTGCCAGCGAGCGCGCGCACCAAGCGGTAGAAGGTCTCGGACGCGCCCCAGTTCTCCTTCTTCTGATAGGCGGGCAGTTCCAGAGGAATGACGGGGATCGGCAGGTCGAGCGCTCTGGCCAGGCCGCCCGGATCGTCCTGGATCAGTTCCGCCGTGCAGGAGGCGCCGACGATCATCGCCTGCGGACGGAAGCGCGCGTAGGCGGCGGCGACCGCTTCCTTGAAGATCGCGGCGGTGTCGCGACCCAGATCCTGGGCCTGGAAGGTCGTGTAGGTCACGGGCGGACGCTTGGCGCGCCGATCGATCATCGTGAACAGAAGGTCGGCGTAGGTGTCGCCTTGAGGCGCGTGCAGCACGTAGTGCAGGCCCTCCATCGCGGTGGCGACCCGCATGGCGCCGATATGCGGTGGTCCCTCGTAGGTCCAGACGGTGAGCTGCATCGCCGCTACACCTCCAGCCGGGCGCGCCGCACGAGCGGGCGCGCGAAGAGCTCGGCGAGGTCGCCCGCCTGTTCGTAGCCCTGAATCGGCGTGAACAGCAGTTCGATCGACCACTTCGTCGTCAGCCCCTCCGCCTCCAGCGGGTTGGCGAGACCGAGGCCGCACACCGTCAGGTCCGGCCGCGCCGCCCGGCAGCGGTCGAGCCCGTCATCCAGGCTCTGGCCCTCCACCACGGGCGTCCCGCCGGGAAGCCAGTCGATCTCCGCGGCGAGGTGGGCGCGATGGAGGTAGGGCGTGCCGACCTCGATCAGCTCCGCGCCCATCTCCCGCGACAGGAAGCGGGCGAGCGGCACTTCGAGCTGCGAATCGGGAAAGAAGAACACCCGCCTGCGCGCGAGCGTCTCGGCGTAGGCCGTCAGCGCCTGGCGCGCTCGCCGCACGCCCGGCGCCGTCACCGCCTCGAAGCGTCCCGTTTCGACGCCGAACGCTTCGGCCGCCGCGCGAAGCCACGCGGTCGTCCCCTCGGCACCGAGGGGAAACGGAGCGGCGATCCGGCGGGCGCCGCGTTCCTCCAGGGCCCGGGCGGTGTCGGCGAGGAAGGGCTGGGCGAGGAGGAAGCGCGTGCCGCGCCCGACCGCCGGCATCTGATCGGCTCGCCGCGCCGGCAGGAACCGTGCGGCGATGCCGAGATCGGAGAACAGTCGCGTGAAGAGGGTTTTAGGTTAGCATAGAGAGCAGGTCGCTGATCCTGCAGTTTCCGGCGAAACGGGCGAAGAGGGCGAGGCTGACGTCCACCATGCGCTTGGCTTTCGAGACCACGATTGAGCGGCGTCGAAAGCGGGCGAGCCAATGCCGCTGCCGGGCGTTGTCCCGCTCGATGCTGTGGGTCTCGTCCTTGCCCGTATAGTGCTGCCCGATCGGCAACAGCGCGGTGTAGGCAGCGTAGGCGTCCGTGCAGTAGAGCCGGGTGCGCCAGCGCTGCAGCCGTTGGATCAGGCGCTCGCAGGTGGCCTTGTCACGACCGCCGCATTCCCAGTCCACCAACTGCCCTGAAGCACGATCCCAAGCTTTCCAGATCCAGAGCGGCTCGGACTTTTTTTCACATAGTGCCACATCTCATCAAGCTCGATCACCACCGCCCGGCCTTCCGGCTCGGGCTTGTGCGCGTAGGCGGCGGCGAACTGCTCCAGCCAAGCCTGGATCGTCGGTGTCGAGACACCGAGCAGCTTGGCGGTGCGGTTCATCGACAAGCCGCTGACATACAGCAGGACCGCGGTGGCCTTCATGGCCAGCGGCTTGCCGCGGGCGGGCGTGTCGGTGAAGTTCAGGCCACAGGCCTTGCACCGATACCGCTGCTTGGAGCGCATCAGCCCATTTTTGACGTGCTCCTCACTGCCACAACGCTTGCACTGCAGACCCATGACCCACCTCCCGCCGAATGCGCTCGGCGAGGAAGATAGGTCATCTATGCAGCCCTAAAACCCTCCGCGTGAACTGGTCCTCGACCACGTCGGCGAGCGCGCCGACGACGAGCAGATCGTCCGTCGCGGTCGCCGCCGGCAGGTCCGGCACCAAAGCCGCGAGGCAGGCATCCTCTCCCTGAGTGAAGGTCGTCTCGATGCCCGAGCCCGAGTAATTGAGCACGCGCACGGCGGGAGCCAGCCGCTGCGACAGCCGCAGGGCCGCCCGCGACAGGTCGAGCTTGATCACCTCGGAGGGACACGAGCCGACGAGGAACAGCAGCCGGATCTCCGGCCGCCGCTCGATCAGCCGCGTCACGACCCGGTCGAGCTCCTCGTTCATGTCGGCAAGGCCGGCGAGATCGCGCTCATCGATGATGGCGGTGGCGAAGCGCGGCTCGGCGAAGATCATCACGCCCGCCGCCGACTGGATCAGGTGGGCGCAGGTGCGGGAGCCGACGACGAGGAAGAAGGCGTCCTGGATCTTCCGGTGAAGCCAGACGATGCCGGTCAGGCCGCAGAACACGGCCCGCTGACCACGCTCGGCGCGGATGGCGACGTCGCATCCGGTTGCGGCGATGGGCGCGTGGGCGTTCACCGCGCGGCTCCCGCTGCGAGGGCGAGGGAGGCCGGCGCCTCGAGCCGTGCCGCCCGGAGCTTCAGGAGGAACTGAACGGCATTGATGAGGTAGGCGGCATAGGCGGCGAGCGCGAGGACCATCAATCCGGGCGTGTCGAGCCAGCCGAGACCGAGTGCGGCGAGATAGGCCGTGTGCAGCGCCAGCACGAGGATGCTGAACACGTCCTCCCAGAAGAAGGCCGGCGCGAACAGGTAGCGGCCGAACACGGCCTTTTCCCAGATCGAGCCCGTCACCATGATCGCGTAGAGGACGAGGGTCTTGGCGACGACGGAGGCGCTGGCGATCGCCGCACCTTCCCCGGTCGCGAGCGTGCGCAGGACGAGGCCGAGACTCGCGAGGAAGACGAGGAACTGCAGAGGAGCCAGCACTCCCTGCACGAGTGTCCAAGGCGAGGCGTCGCGCCGTTGGCGCTCGGCGCTCGTGTAGAGCGGTGTGTGCCGGCCCTGGCGCTGACGCATGGCGTCGGCCCTCGCTCATTTCCCGGCTCCGTCCGGCGGAACCTCGTTATGGCGGAGCCTAGGCCCGGCCAGCGGAAACTGTCAATCCAAGTTGACGTTCTTCCAGAATGACAATTAGCCGATGGAGGCAGGGCGCCTGGGATTGCCAATCCTGAGCGGAAGCGTATCGTTGGCGCTACACGCGTCCGTTGCTTTCGGCGAGGTTGTGCGCATTAAAATGCGCTCTTTCCCACCGAGCCGCATCCTCGGGGAGGCGCCCATGGGTGAGTGGAGGCATTTCGGCGAGCGATTCGAGTTCCCTGCGGTCGCGCCGGATTGCGCCGCCCTGGGAGAATCGCTGGCAGGCTCAGTCCTCGGGGATCAGCCCGGTGAAGCCCGAATGCGCGGTCAGCTCGCAAGCGTCGTCGAGGCGGAGATTCTGCCACGGCTCATGCTCGCTCACCGCGACCGGCCCCCCTCGCGCAGTCCGGTATCGAGCCGCCAGCCGACCCCTGAAGAGGTTCAGCGCCTCTGCGAATTGCTGCTCGCCCGCACTGACACCGACCTCGCCGCCGTCCTCCTGAATTTCCTTGATGCGGGGCTGACGCTCGAAGGCGTGCTGGTCGAGTTGCTCGCACCCGTGGCCCGACATCTCGGACAGCTCTGGGAAGACGATTCGTGTGACTTCGTGGATGTCACCGTCGCCCTCGGACGGCTCCAGGCGGCGACGCGGGATTTATGCGCGAGACTGGAGGACGATGCCGTCGACCCGTCGGGGCGCAGCATCCTCCTGATGCCGTGCGCCGGTGAGACGCACGTGTTCTGCCTGTCGCTCCTGGCGAGCATCTTCCGCGAGGCGGGATGGGATGTGACCACGACGGGTGCCGGGTCGGGTTGCGGCCCCGAAGAGCTCGTTCGCTCGGACTGGTTCGACGTCGCCGGTCTGACCCTTTCCTGCGACGTCTTCCTCCCGGCCCTTCCGGATCTGATCCGCAACTTGCGCATCGCCTCGCGCAACCCGAGGCTCAAGGTCCTGGTCGGAGGGCCCTACTTCGCCAGGAATCCGGGCCATGTGCGCCTCGTGGGTGCGGACGGCACCGCGGAAGATGGGCGGCTTGCACCGCTCATTGCGGAAAGCTTGCTTGAAATGCGATCGCGAGCCTGTTGATAAGGGCGCTTCCCGCGCCATCACGAAGTATTGACCTTGAGCAGCTTGGCGAGCCCCTCTCCCCGGCGCCCTTCCCCGGCGCTGCAACAGGCGGCCGGCCTTCTCGACAGCGAGCAGGCCGGGCTGCTGATTGCGGCGACGTCCGATCTGTCCCTCGTTGTCGATGAGCGCGGCATCATCCGCGACACGAGCGCGGGCCGCTCCGATTTCGAGGGCCAGGGCATCGAATCCTGGCTCGGCCGGCCGTGGATCGACACCGTGACGGTCGAGAGCCGGCCGAAGATCGATGCGTTGCTGCGCGATGCGGCACCCGGCACCATCACCCGCTGGCGGCAGGTCAACCATCCCTCCCCCACCGGGACCGATCTTCCGATCCGCTACGCCACGCTCCGGCCGCAGAAGGACGGACCGATCATCGTGGTCGGCCAGGATCTTCGGTCGGTCGCCGCGCTGCAGCGACGTCTGGCTGAGGCTCAGCAGGCGCTGGAGCGTGACTACGACCGCCTGCGCACGGCCGAGACACGCTACAAGCTCTTGTTCCAGCTCTCCGGCGAACCCGTGCTGGTGATCGATGCGGGCACGCGGCGCGTGACGGAGATCAATCCGGCCGCGATGCGGCTGCTCGGCCGTTCGCTGAAGCGCGTCGTCGGCGGAGATGCCGCCGACCTGTTTGACGCGGGAAGTCTGCGCGAGCTCGAAACCCTGTTCGCGGGCCTGCGCGTCACGGGGCAGGCAACCGATCTCGTCGTGCCGTTGAACGGCGGCCGGGGTGATGTCCGCGTTTCCGCGTCCCTGTTCCGCGGCGAGGGCACGACCTCCGTGCTGATGCGCCTCGCCCCGCTGGCGCCGGTCACGCCCGAGCGTGTCGAATTCAACGGTGGTGCGCTCGACATCATCCAGCGGATGCCGGAGGGCTTTGTCGTCACCGACGCCGCGCGCCGAATTCTGACCGCTAACACCGCCTTCCTCGACCTCACGCAGCACGCGACCGAGGAGCAGGTGCGAGGGCGGACGTTAGACAACTGGCTCGGCCGTGAGGAGACCGAAGCGCTCTCGCTG
Proteins encoded:
- the ppsR gene encoding transcriptional regulator PpsR — translated: MASPSPRRPSPALQQAAGLLDSEQAGLLIAATSDLSLVVDERGIIRDTSAGRSDFEGQGIESWLGRPWIDTVTVESRPKIDALLRDAAPGTITRWRQVNHPSPTGTDLPIRYATLRPQKDGPIIVVGQDLRSVAALQRRLAEAQQALERDYDRLRTAETRYKLLFQLSGEPVLVIDAGTRRVTEINPAAMRLLGRSLKRVVGGDAADLFDAGSLRELETLFAGLRVTGQATDLVVPLNGGRGDVRVSASLFRGEGTTSVLMRLAPLAPVTPERVEFNGGALDIIQRMPEGFVVTDAARRILTANTAFLDLTQHATEEQVRGRTLDNWLGREETEALSLFAMLRDYGSVRHFPTSMRGQYGSLEEVEVAAVATSHAEQPCFGFTVRATPRRAAPVHAGGGVHDLPRSVEQMTELVGRVSMKALVRETTDLIEKLCIEAALRITRDNRASAAEMLGLSRQGLYAKMRRYGVGDLDANDPELTP
- a CDS encoding IS1/IS1595 family N-terminal zinc-binding domain-containing protein, which encodes MGLQCKRCGSEEHVKNGLMRSKQRYRCKACGLNFTDTPARGKPLAMKATAVLLYVSGLSMNRTAKLLGVSTPTIQAWLEQFAAAYAHKPEPEGRAVVIELDEMWHYVKKSPSRSGSGKLGIVLQGSWWTGNAAVVTRPPASA
- a CDS encoding cobalamin B12-binding domain-containing protein, whose product is MGEWRHFGERFEFPAVAPDCAALGESLAGSVLGDQPGEARMRGQLASVVEAEILPRLMLAHRDRPPSRSPVSSRQPTPEEVQRLCELLLARTDTDLAAVLLNFLDAGLTLEGVLVELLAPVARHLGQLWEDDSCDFVDVTVALGRLQAATRDLCARLEDDAVDPSGRSILLMPCAGETHVFCLSLLASIFREAGWDVTTTGAGSGCGPEELVRSDWFDVAGLTLSCDVFLPALPDLIRNLRIASRNPRLKVLVGGPYFARNPGHVRLVGADGTAEDGRLAPLIAESLLEMRSRAC
- the bchF gene encoding 2-vinyl bacteriochlorophyllide hydratase, yielding MRQRQGRHTPLYTSAERQRRDASPWTLVQGVLAPLQFLVFLASLGLVLRTLATGEGAAIASASVVAKTLVLYAIMVTGSIWEKAVFGRYLFAPAFFWEDVFSILVLALHTAYLAALGLGWLDTPGLMVLALAAYAAYLINAVQFLLKLRAARLEAPASLALAAGAAR